The genomic stretch attttcaatcaaagaataaaatcattttttgaaatatttttttctaattaaaaaaaaaaaaaattatatgcaaagcaaatgaccgtctaaggttttgactcattataaaatatcttttttttcttcatttcattatttttattatttttgatgttttattgctttaaaacttttacagacaatattttaccggaaaactaaattttaaTATCATTTATAGGCAAGTGAATtacatgcaattacacttttcggccaccaggggggcctgacccccccttaaaatccgcttatgggatATTCATGTTCTACTGCCACATCTGGCTTCTTAAATGTTATTTAATAATAACTTGCAGCTGCAAAGGAAGGAGAGAAGTGGGGGAGGTGGAAAGAAAAACCGAAAGGGGCGGCAGGCTGGCCGGAGAGAGAAAGACGACGGGAGGGGGCAGTGAAAGTAGAGCTGGGATGCAGGCAGCGAATCACATGAGCATGGATCTGTTTACAAACTGAGAGCTCCATAGAGGTAAAGTCAAAAGACGGGAACAAGCGCAAGACCAAAACGAAGGATCGACACTTTCATCTGAAGGATTGAGCTGTGTCACGTAGCCTCATTTATGTTGGGCTTTATAGCAGGAATGCAGGTGAAGAAATGAAGAGCTGCTTTCAACAAGAACACCGAGGCTGCTTGCTTGGCTGGCTTCGTTGCTGCCATCCGTGTCCCTTCCCTATGTATCTCCATAATTGGCCACGGCAGGTTTTCACACCCAGAGAGGAAGAAAGCGACGTGGATATCTAAAAGAGGAGTGAAGACAAGAAAGCTAAGCCTCGTGACAATGTTTTGAGTGGGAGACGAAGCTAAAGGTACtgcacagttaaaaaaaaaaaaaaaaaaacccttcaaGCACAGTGTTGTATGggaattgaaatatttttattcattggGTTCCCTCTCCGCACTGTAGGGCTTCACTCTTCAAGACTTGTTATTTTCTAGGTTGACAAGGACGTTTGAGAATTTGAGTTTAATCCCATGGGAATCATGGAGTAAGTTTGTGCCATATTTTTGGGTGAAACATCACTGACATTGTAATTGGAGGACAAATAAGGAGCTAGTGATGACTTCTTGAGAAACTGATTGTCACTTTAGGGGATAAAGTACTGTGACATCAAGAACtggaaaatacaacttttttgcTTTACAGAAGCAATCACTATCAAGTTGCGCCTTTGCGGAATTAATTACTCTTCTCCAAACATTTCTTGACTTGGACATCTGTACAATCCACAATATTTCATGCAACCTTTCCAGTGGTGCAACGGtaagtttttctttctttaatttaaaaatttaccTTGTCagttgatatacagtggggcaaataactatttagtcaaccaccaattgtgcaagttctcctacttgaaaagattagagaggcctgtaattgtcaacatgggtaaacctcaaccatgagagacagaatgtggggaaaaaaacccagaaaatcacattgtttgatttttaaagaatttatttccaaattaaagtggaaaataagtatttggtcacctacaaacaagcacgatttctggctgtcaaagaggtctaacttcttctaacgaggtctaacgaggctccactcgttacctgtattaatggcacctgttttaactcattatccgtataaaagacatctgtccacaacctcagtcagtcacactccaaactccactatggccaagaccaaagagctgtcaaaggacaccagagacaaaattgtagacctgcaccaggctgggaagactgaatctgcaataggtaaaatgcttggtgtaaagaaatcaactgtgggagcaattattagaaaatggaagccatacaagaccactgataatctccctcgatctggggctccatgcaagatctcaccccgtggcgtcaaaatgataacaagaacggtgagcaaaaatcccagaacccagacgtggctgggtctttcagcatgacaacgatcccaaacacacagccagggcaacaaaggagtggctttgtaagaagcatttcaaggtcctggagtggcgtagCCATTctacagatctcaaccccatagaaaatctgtttccttattcagatttgtttcaagaccacagttatagttagacttcactttgatggttaatgcagttattgcaattttgttgttttatcacaatagattggtttatttacatttcaaaaaccaaaagccaTTAATTTACAAATGTCATtggactttagtttacatatttaaatgatcagatattaagattaaaatgaggcaaaataacatgctttttctctcaaatatattgttatcatttgtttcggatgtactgtaattattttctgtatataaaaattaattttgtgttcaaaaagtctttttcaaacttgagtctttaaaaagagggggtcgtcttataatcagggccgtcttatattcgggccaatacggtaatttatttttggggctgttttttgaattaattttttgttaTGGAAGCGTATTGCATTCACATGAAAGATAAAACAATTGGGGGGCTGTTTTCAACTTTGTTTTtctgagtaatttatttttgggtttgtttttcgaattttttttttccaaatttgtttttctgaatattttttttttttttttccccgaaaaACGGCGGTTTGAAGGGTCGCGGGAGGTGTCTTTCAGTATTGAACTTGAAGGACGCAGTTCGAGCGAGACTCAACAAGCTATCTTGATTACTCACAAGTGCTTgaattttgcaattttttttctttggtagccaagctcaggattttttttttttttttttaaacggagaaaaaaaaagttatcaaattattaaataaatatttggaaaaacggagaaaaaaaatcatttgaaacacaaagttggaaaaaataagtaattcaaaaaaacaaaccccAAAACAAATTACTCAGAAAAACAAGGTTTGGGctaaaaaatcaaaaaacaactccaaaaataaatgactCAGAAAAataaagttggaaaaaaaaaataattcaaaaaaacGACCTCCAAAATAAATGACTCAGAAAAATGGagagttgaaaaaaaattatttcaaaaaacagccaccccaattttttatttttcatgtgaatGCAATTCTCTTCCGTAATTTTTGacctcgaattgaattttagaaaatttcgctgtttttgtaaagaaaaaaatcgctcattcgtttttgtgccatgttaacgcctctttcatcaacagttaacttttccattccaatagCAAGCAACAAGGCGAACAGAAGGGAGCTATAAAGTGCAATACTAGACTACACAATACAGTCCCTGAACATCGTTCTCACCTAAGCCTTTCATCTGCTTTCTTTTTATTCGGGATAGCCCTAGCAACCGATTGGTGTCTTGCCCTAAAAGGAAATTggggaagcaagctggcgacaccgCTTGAACTCGTTTTGCTAtgcgtgtgcatgtaggtggaattagTTCATCATTTAGCAATATGCATTTAGCAAGGGATTAAATGTGTCAGTTTGATTTCTTAATGTCTGCCGGTTGTCTCAAGGCTGACTTGTAGAATGAAGGCCGGTTTTGAACTGGTGAAaatgacaaggcagttttaTTGCGAGCAAAACATGTCTATCTATATTTTCTGGCAATCAGTCATGAAAACATCTCTTTATTGCAATGAATCATCAACAACCTGACTATTTGTAAACAATaattgttaaaagcaaatatttaatcagcATCTAAAAAGTTATCCTATCAGGGCGATTGCTGCCAGCATTCctagtcaaaacggattggatgtctatcacttgGCTGATGATCGAACAGCAGTCTTTCAATCAAAGTCAGCAGGGATGGGCTCCAACTCGCACTGATGACAACAAGCACTATCAAGAATGTATAGTTGGGTGAGACCCAGATATTTTTCTACATTCATTTTTTGGTTACTCCTATTTTTTCAGGGTGTCGGTGTGACCTTGCATTGCAGAACTCAGACCCCACCTGCAAGATGACATCTCGAGAGCTCTTCGATTTGCCGCTTAATGTCTATATCATCATTCTGGGCATTGCCCTTTTTATCCTATTGGTCATTTTCATTTTCTGCTGCTACCTGTACAGGTATGTGAtagatagggatgggaatcgaaatctgaTTCCAATTCTGAACCGGTTCGTAGTGTTTCgaagcctcgacatcacaatgaaaaagccttaacgctccctttaacgattcctaaagacgcgtattgcgtcgtcatgtggcgtgtcttgttgtccaggcgcatcaaactagcatggcgccaagaaccactcgctgcaaagtttgactacacttcaccagtacCAGTTACAGTTACATAAaagttacaacaaagcgacttgcagtcattgcaaggtggagaaaactgcatcgggagggaatacgactgtactgtcctcaccgagacgcaaaggctcagtcctggctatacagcgagctaaactcccaaatgacgatgcagaaaacGTTGGTATAatatgctgactttattcagcctaCGTTACgacaccatcacttgaagagtgaaactaaaaatagaaatgaaacaaatcaatttcgtccccaataacaaacaggttcgcatcaatgtaaatcagcgctgattagctgctaatacagtaatgaCACAaagggttagcatgcgttcgctagcattagcacatcgtcaaACCTCTACACAACtcaatttaagtgtccgatcgcgagtggaaacacacaacaacaacacgaaagatgatacatacaggtgttgcctctgtatatattttacaaacatgaacaaagaacgtaggctcgtagcagtgtttccctctctcactaactcgctcactcgcttggatgtttTTGCTTTGTAGCTGCACTTCTTCATCGcgcgtaagcgcgctcttcttcacgtgagcgagttcttcttcgcgtgaggaagcgcaagggcacccccacttgagcgtgaaagcacactaaaaactaaaagtcatggatttcaatataatggtaaataatacacttgagcacatattgccaaaggcagaacaacgaccaatatgccaatatatacttttttttttcatttctattagaaaaatgtttcagtgaaatgttacacattcttgtgtatttgccacttatttccAACtgtggttgtgacttctgattaaatacttctgattaaactcgatgccaatcaaaacgtttgaccttctttttccccaaattagaatcgatatgagaattgataaagaattgaatcgttaagcactatcgataatggaatcggaatcgtaaaaatcgtatcaattcccatccctagtgatAGAGTTGTcccaatcacatatttttgcaccccgagttcgagtcacctgatttttagGATCTGCCAACACCGATCTGATACCTCGGATATTTATTAGTTTATCAAATAATTTAttacaaaacatacatttttttcgtTGACATTATTCTTGCCCATCTTTATTATCCTGTTGCTTTGTAGTCATTAAATACAAATCTTAATAACAATCTTTtcccacccgattccgatcttctAAAAATGTTGCGTAGTTGTTGTTTCTTTTGATGATAtccttgtacagtggtaccgctacatacgaaggtaattaattccaggaccttgtttgtaagttgaaatggtcgtatgtcgagtaggatttttccataagaatacaataaaattccattaattcgttgcacagcccaaaaaccaaactaaatccttaataaatactgctggtactatactacaaatggcaattacacatagcaaaaaaataaattataaataaaaataataataataatataatactactaataattcctgtaataacgtaacgaatcggattctaatgtggtggacgttttttgctgtacctgaacacacccaGTGGCTGGCGTGACTTAGAGAGGGAGCGGTGCCGTTGAGTTTAGTTGAGTTTACGTtcacttttattgttttttgacAACACCGTCAACTACGgttatgaaataaatgatacaaacctgacaaagctggcgatttctttgacgatgttaccacaaaataattgtcaccttcacttttaaagactggcgaacagtggTTGGAGGAGGACATTCTAGAAATTCtatggctgtattgttgagccagttcacggatgcgcaccccacgctcatatttttctattatttgcattttcatttcaatggtcagcatcacctttttcctttttcggcacctgtaccaacctttttgaagcctgtgttgatttctctcacaagaaaatctgctgtgCGTCCGTCTGTGGTGctttcatgtcgtcgtatttcgagcatgtcgtcagatgtagaaacaaatggcgagtcaaattttacgtcggatgtcgaaaagatcgtgtgtcgaagggatcgtatgtcgaggtatcactgtgcatcctattttgttgctttgtagcctttaaaaaaatctggaaaaaaaacaaattttcaccCGATTTCGATCAAGTGATCAgattcgggacatccctaattgttACCTGAGTCTTCCCAGGATGtcttattgccgtcaatggcagacatgtgagataatattaaaaaataaaaataaatacatttaaaaaactgtGATCTTTAtcacctgattccgatcttCTAAAATTAACATGTCGgtatttctgatcacgtgatcgaatCGGATCGGAGACATCCTTAATGataaggggtgtaacggtacacacaagtcatggtTTGGTACCTACCTTGGTACggggtcatggttcggtacaacAGTAAAAAcaaggttttgttttttttttaatcatagcaTTTGGAAGTTAAGGTTGTTCTGTTGGCTAAAACTAAAAAGCAGCTTTTAaatagaagaaaacatcaaacttgtgaatttgtgttttattgttgtaACATTCTTTAATTCACACTTTATGTGCAAAAACAGGCAAAACACCCTTTTTTGTAGGGATCGACTGAGGTAAAAGTTGAACCTtggtaactttttttaaaatgaaaattagatACCACCATTTTCAATTGTAGATTGGACACAGTTAACTGTAAATCATTACCAGTGAACGTACACTGCCGCATAagatatttttattagggctgtcaaacgattaaaatttttaatcgagttaatcacatcttaaaaattaatttatcgtaattaattgcaattcaaaccatctctaaaatatgctatatttttctgtaaattattgttggaagggaaagataaggcaagactgatatatacattcaacatactgtacgtaagtactgtatttgtttattataacattaaatccacaagctggcattaacattaataacattctttctgtgaaagggatccacggaaagaaagacttgtagttcttaaattataaatgttagtaaaagtcatagtaattttatattaaaacccctcttaatgttttcgttttaataaaatttgtaaaaatttcaataaaaaagacttgtaattcttaaaggataaatgtgagtttgtatattgtggctaaaaattgccatctagtgtatttgttgagctttcagtaaatgatacttaattgttctgcccaaatgcatgatgggaagtggcgcaaccatgactgtgtgtggtggctgcaaatggtatatcttctctgtgttgggtacaatacagggtgttaagaaaaagatgaacTCTTGTCATTCCTCCCCatttcgcttcccacaatatttataattgatGTGGGAGAGATGTCTTTTCCcagttaaaagcacggccccaatgaaagcttgtatctactccactcacttgacgctCCCTCTTAGCTCTGCATACTAGTAAAATGGCGCCACTGTAGTCTGTTTGTGGCAATGCGCGTGTCGCTtgttctgcgcatgcgttaattgcgttaaatattttaacgtaattaattaaatttaattaccgcccgttaacgcgataaatttgacagccctaattttatattgactaaaaataaaaagtgccaataattccaaaactgaaaaagtacagtgcaaaataaacatttcctgatttgaaaatataaaataaatggacTTCAAAAATTGCATTTGATTGTTCCCTCTCTGAATATTCGCCATAACTTTGCTAGTAGTGAGTTTGAAGTGAGTTTTTTGTTGGTTGTTGGTTTAGGCGCATTACCTCTCCCGCCCCCTGGAATGGAGGAGGTCTAACTCGAGGACTAACGATGATGCCCGTACTGAGGCGGGACGAATACAAATGTCGTTAGTACTCGTTACACTCTTACTAGTTATATTAGAAAAGAATcacacagtaaaaaaacaaaacatgcagaatTCCTTTCAACCATACAGAAGTACTCGGTAAAATTTGTCCGAACAAATATGAATGGCAAGTTGTGTGTTGAGTGCTTAATACatataaatgttttaaaatccATAACATACACATCGTATTCTATTAAGGGATACTTGGTTGGAATCTATCCCAAGCAGGCTACATCCAGTACTGATCATTTTCCAGTTTGAGGAGCGCCAGACATTTACATGCACTCTTTGACACATGATATCTTAACGGAATTGGACTACGGTTTAATCAGggtgttcatttttattttcagaaAGTCACGTCTCAAAATGTTTGTGCTGTCTACTAGACAAATATTTTCTGCAAAACCGTGTAAAGTACTTTCACACAGGTTGTTATGTAATTCTTTACACCCAGACTATATCAGTAACAAGATAAAAAGCTTATTTACACTCCAAAACCAAAAATATCTAACACCCAACATTAACTTCTAACATCTGTTCTGACCAACGTTTTGGCAATTCGGAtaggggtcacatggggtaagctTGGTTAGACAAGCTCATACTTGAATTGGCCATTATGTGAATTCCAAGATTTGTTCAAGGACTATTGCTGATTCCTGAGGCACGGCTACCCATGCTGGGATAATAATGTGCAATTTATGTAATTTCCATGATTCTTGATTACTACGTAACTGCATTAATAGTGTAATGTTGTTTCACAGACTCAGCCGGCAAAATGCAAGAGAATACTATGGCTATAATGAGGTAAGAATTGTagcacaaaatcacattgtattggTTATTACAAATGgagaaataatattttttttattgttacttGACAGGTGGTTCTTAAAGGAGCTGGCAAAAAGCTGAACCTTGTTGGGGTAAGTTGAGTACGAGGTAATTGGGGAccagtttaaatttattttgctGTCAAAGATTATTCTTTAGTGATGCTTgctagtagggctgcagctttcgattattttagtagtcgattaatcgatgaactagttagtttgaataatcgagtaattggataaggaacataagcaattaaaatacctgagctaagcctcaaatggtataaaaaaataaataaataaatgaggatctaagtacaacaaaacaacaactggccaacttacatagcaaaagtctgctagcttaaatgcaataaaattattatttttttttttgtacaatgctcttaacaaattgttcaaacagatattcccacaaaaaacagctaaatatacagtggtatgaaaagtatcgCAACCTTTTAGAATGTCTCacaattctgcataaaatccccatcaaatgtgatcagatctttgtaaaaatcacaccgatgaaaaaaacaatgtctgctttaacgaaaactacccaaacatttatagcttttcatattttaatgaggatagtatgcaaactatgacagaacggggaaaaataacattcaatattttgtgccccccccctcccccgccctttgtcagcaataacttcaaccagacgcttcctgtagctgcacatcgatcagaactaattttggcccattcttctctataaaactgctgtagttcagtcagcttcctgggatgtctggcatgaatcgttgtctttaggttatgccacagcatctcaatggggttcaagtctggacttggacttagccactccagaacatgtattttgttcttctgaaaccattccgaagttgatttacttctgtgttttggatcattgtcttgttgcagcatccatcctctttttagcttcaactgtctgacagacggtctcaggttttcctgcaaaatatccggataaacttttgaattcattcttccattaatgattgcaagttgtccaggccctgaggtagcaaaatagccccaaatcatgatgctccctccaccatgcttcacggtggggatgaggtgttgatgttggagaGCTGTTCaaattttcctccacacatgacattgtgtgttactcccaaacaattcaattttggtttcaacagtccacaaaatattttgccaaaacgtctgtggattgTCCAAGCATGTTTTTGCGAACCattaaatgagcattttttttttttttttagacagcagtggcttcctccgtggagtcctcccatgaacacaaatcttggccatagtttttcatatagttgatgtgtgcacagagatattggactgtgccagtgatttctgtaagtctttagcaaactctatagggttctttttttcctctctgagtattctgctctGAAGTCTTGGTgtgatctttggtggacggccactccttgacaGAGAAGCAACCGtgctaaactctctccatttgtagacttctctgactgtcaattgatgaacatccagacttttagagttggttttgtatcctttcccagcttaatacaaatcaacaatccttgatcacaggtcttcaggtagttcttttgaccgagccatgatgcaaatcaaacaatgcttctcatcaacacaattcttaccaggtttgtgttttatagtgggcagggccgctttaaaccactcatcactgAGCACTTCACCATGCACCATGCATctcacttaaattgtttggtaaaaagtggttacaattgctctttaagtctccttaggcagagggttcgcttacttattttcccccttctgtctttgttttcatgctgtcctcattaaaatatgaaaacctataaatgtttggttggttttagttaaagcagacagttttacatctgtgtgattttgacaaagatcagatcatatttgatggtgattttatgcagaaatgtgggaaattccaaaaggttcagatactttttcataccactgtacctctaatctaaattatgaatgcatttaaaaaccacattaggtcaaacaaaaacttagcttatgttggtcttaacagggatgaGCTGGATtccgccatgtgaaatgagttatgtcatattcacttttgccactcgagggcagtgtatccatccaaatcaataaaactaaatgcaaacacacaaaacgaaccattacagcgccactttaattaaacgagtaCTTGaagaagcaaaatttaattcgcatcttttttataatcgaattacc from Corythoichthys intestinalis isolate RoL2023-P3 chromosome 10, ASM3026506v1, whole genome shotgun sequence encodes the following:
- the LOC130923367 gene encoding RING finger protein 122-like isoform X1 translates to MQPFQWCNGCRCDLALQNSDPTCKMTSRELFDLPLNVYIIILGIALFILLVIFIFCCYLYRLSRQNAREYYGYNEVVLKGAGKKLNLVGQTCAVCLEEFRSRDELGVCPCSHAFHQKCLMKWLEIRSVCPMCNTPMCSLEPRTSQATEQAQGLLEV